In a genomic window of Nothobranchius furzeri strain GRZ-AD chromosome 14, NfurGRZ-RIMD1, whole genome shotgun sequence:
- the evx2 gene encoding homeobox even-skipped homolog protein 2, which produces MMERIRKEMILMERGLHSPVAGKRLADAPGNSVLEALENSQHGGRLSPKITSASLHGNLGDIPTKSKFEIDSLFGTHHNSENTSSADISSSESRKKMSLYSEVSQESDINSDVEVGCPAHRSPSQHKENNKGFSDSNSASSNASSNSLSNMNGHSTGGSNNSNSDQVRRYRTAFTREQIGRLEKEFYRENYVSRPRRCELAAALNLPETTIKVWFQNRRMKDKRQRLAMSWPHPADPSFYTYMMTHAAATGSLPYPFHSHMPLHYYPHVGVTAAAAAAAASGAASSPFATSIRPLDTFRALSHPYSRPELLCSFRHPGLYQSPAGLNSSAAASAAAAAAAAAAAVSAPSASGPCSCLSCHSSQAASALGSRSASADFTCTASAQRSESGFLPYSAAVLSKTSVPSPDQREEPSLNR; this is translated from the exons ATGATGGAGAGAATAAGAAAAGAGATGATACTGATGGAGAGAGGGCTGCACAGTCCTGTCGCGGGGAAGAGGCTGGCGGACGCGCCGGGGAATTCCGTCCTGGAGGCCCTGGAAAACTCGCAGCACGGCGGGCGGCTCAGCCCTAAAATAACTTCTGCCTCTCTTCATGGGAATCTCGGGGACATCCCGACGAAAAGCAAGTTTGAGATCGACAGCCTTTTCGGGACGCACCACAACAGCGAGAACACGTCTTCCGCGGATATTTCCTCTTCGGAAAGCAGGAAGAAAATGAGTCTTTACTCCGAAGTTTCCCAAGAATCTGATATTAACAGCGACGTGGAGGTGGGATGCCCCGCGCACCGCTCCCCGAGCCAAcacaaggaaaacaacaaag gttTTTCAGACAGTAATTCTGCTTCCTCCAACGCGAGCTCCAACTCCCTCTCCAACATGAACGGGCACTCAACGGGAGGATCAAACAACTCCAACTCCGACCAGGTCAGGAGGTATCGGACTGCTTTCACTCGGGAACAAATCGGACGTCTGGAAAAGGAATTTTACAGGGAAAATTACGTTTCCAGGCCGAGAAGATGTGAACTAGCCGCAGCGCTAAATCTGCCCGAAACTACTATTAAG GTGTGGTTCCAGAACCGGAGGATGAAAGATAAAAGGCAGCGTTTGGCGATGTCCTGGCCCCATCCAGCAGACCCCAGCTTCTACACCTACATGATGACGCACGCGGCCGCCACAGGAAGTCTCCCCTATCCGTTCCACTCGCACATGCCTCTTCACTACTACCCGCACGTCGGTGTCACGGCTGCAGCAGCGGCCGCCGCCGCCTCCGGAGCCGCCTCGTCCCCCTTCGCCACCTCCATCCGCCCCCTCGACACCTTCCGAGCCCTCTCCCATCCCTACTCCCGACCAGAGCTCCTGTGCAGCTTCAGACACCCGGGACTGTACCAATCACCCGCGGGGCTGAATAGCTCCGCGGCAGCGTCTGCGGCAGCCGCGGCTGCCGCTGCGGCGGCAGCGGTCAGCGCCCCGTCGGCCTCCGGGCCCTGCTCGTGTCTCAGCTGCCACAGCAGCCAGGCGGCCAGTGCGCTGGGCTCCAGGAGCGCCAGCGCTGACTTTACCTGCACGGCGTCCGCGCAAAGATCCGAGAGTGGATTTCTGCCGTATTCCGCTGCTGTTCTCAGCAAGACGTCAGTCCCATCACCAGACCAGCGAGAGGAACCCTCACTCAACAGATAA